A stretch of Lutra lutra chromosome 9, mLutLut1.2, whole genome shotgun sequence DNA encodes these proteins:
- the GPATCH11 gene encoding LOW QUALITY PROTEIN: G patch domain-containing protein 11 (The sequence of the model RefSeq protein was modified relative to this genomic sequence to represent the inferred CDS: inserted 1 base in 1 codon), producing MKLNMAEEEDYMSDSFINVQQDIRPGLPMLRQIREARRKEEKQQEANLKNRQKSLKEEEQERRDIGLKNALGCENKGFALLQKMGYKSGQALGKSGDGIVEPIPLNVKTGKSGLGHEALLKRKAEEKLESYRRKIRMQNQAEETAAEQFRLRFKHKHDEVKLEXDLRRSQRACRQLDTQKNIQVPREAWYWLGLEEETEEEEEKEPEEDEYKSEDLSVLEKLQILTGYLREEHLYCIWCGTAYEDKEDLSSNCPGPTSADHD from the exons ATGAAGTTGAACATGGCAGAAGAAGAGGACTACATGTCTGATTCCTTCATTAATGTCCA ACAAGACATCAGACCAGGATTGCCAATGCTGAGGCAGATCCGAGAAGCCCGtcgaaaagaagaaaagcagcaggaagctaatttgaaaaataggcagaaaagtttaaaagaagaagaacaagaaagacgTGATATTGGGCTGAAGAATGCACTAGGCTGTGAAAACAAAGGGTTTGCTCTGCTCCAAAAGATGGGATATAAAAGTGGCCAGGCCCTTGGCAAGAGTG gAGATGGTATTGTTGAGCCAATTCCTCTCAATGTCAAAACAG GGAAAAGCGGTCTTGGTCACGAGGCATTGCTGAAGCGGAAAGCAGAGGAAAAACTAGAAAGCTACAGGAGAAAGATTCGCATGCAAAACCAAGCTGAAGAAACAGCTGCAGAGCAGTTTCG actgcGATTTAAACATAAGCACGATGAAGTGAAGCTGG GGGACCTGAGGAGAAGCCAGCGAGCCTGCCGCCAGTTGGATACTCAGAAG AACATTCAGGTTCCGAGGGAAGCGTGGTACTGGTTGGGGCTTGAAGAGGagactgaggaagaggaagaaaaagagccaGAGGAAGATGAATATAAAAGTGAAGACTTAAGT GTActggaaaaattacaaatattgaCTGGTTATTTAAGAGAAGAACATCTTTATTGTATTTGGTGTGGAACAGCCTATGAAG ATAAAGAAGACCTCTCTTCAAATTGCCCAGGACCAACTTCTGCAGATCACGACTAA